The Schistocerca cancellata isolate TAMUIC-IGC-003103 chromosome 4, iqSchCanc2.1, whole genome shotgun sequence genome contains a region encoding:
- the LOC126183406 gene encoding 52 kDa repressor of the inhibitor of the protein kinase-like, translated as MDFTIGSFCSAINCSSYKKKTPQLSFLGLLWILRGAKKWLVNSRREDLMKKDPVYLYNNIRFCSLHFEQDQVMNADNNKLMWNAVSTLFDIPDKPPQLTMKKKLPQRFDSQSKAVKQSYDTEAASSTLHSLVPDS; from the exons atggattttaccatcgggagcttttgtagcgcaataaattgcagcagctataagaagaagacaccacagctgtcttttttaggtttactatggatcctgagag gagcaaaaaaatggctagttaatagcagacgagaagaccttatgaagaaagacccggtttacctgtataataatattaggttttgttcgctacatttcgaacaagaccaggtcatgaacgcagacaataacaaactcatgtggaatgcagtatccacactgtttgacattccagataagccacctcaactgacgatgaagaagaagctgccacaaagattcgacagtcaatctaaagctgtaaaacagtcctatgacacagaagcagctagTTCAACTCTCCATTCATTAGTGCCAGATTCGTGA